In Equus asinus isolate D_3611 breed Donkey chromosome 13, EquAss-T2T_v2, whole genome shotgun sequence, one DNA window encodes the following:
- the ZNF232 gene encoding LOW QUALITY PROTEIN: zinc finger protein 232 (The sequence of the model RefSeq protein was modified relative to this genomic sequence to represent the inferred CDS: inserted 5 bases in 3 codons; deleted 1 base in 1 codon): protein MASGVPLEDSSRYGPSPELVQARMAVSPTAAEILALQGRQDQEKIMTMTMEPKEEEQAWGYEPRLHGHHSPSQEIFCGRFRQLCHQETPGPREAGVLCCEWLRPDRHTKEQILELLVLEQFLTILPGELQSCVRGHHPESREEAVTVLEGLEKGLEEAGLQVPGPAHGLAQEEPWEEKAPLGAAQEAPSIRLQPQETQPFPESEQGCLHFPPVVAEDDPEPKDRGSLAQPPITGVESQVFSEKPTTGTFAFEASSEVEGASEQQQRNPEVKGLRRCPAQGKSFGWLVVTHXGKLQHECRECGKAFXYSSHLIIHQRIHSGEKPFRCSDCGKTFNQSSNLVQRQRSHTGEKPYECSACGKSFRWRARVVQHRRIHSGEKPXECNECGKASGQSSYLSQHLRIHRGGKPFICKECGKASRWSSELIRRQRVHARKEPSQCSEGRKSPDRTVLLSSQF from the exons ATGGCCTCTGG AGTGCCCCTGGAAGACTCCAGCCGGTATGGGCCTTCTCCAGAGCTGGTCCAGGCTAGGATGGCTGTATCACCAACGGCAGCTGAAATTCTGGCCCTTCAGGGTAGACAGGATCAAGAGAAGATTATGACAATGACAATGGAGCCAAAGGAAGAGGAACAGGCTTGGGGGTATGAGCCCAGGCTACATGGGCACCACTCTCCCAGTCAAGAGATCTTCTGCGGACGCTTCAGGCAGCTCTGCCACCAGGAGACACCTGGTCCCCGGGAGGCCGGGGTGCTCTGCTGCGAGTGGCTGAGGCCCGACAGGCACACCAAGGAGCAGATCCTGGAGTTACTGGTGCTGGAGCAATTCCTGACCATCCTGCCTGGGGAGCTCCAATCCTGTGTGCGGGGACATCACCCTGAAAGTAGAGAGGAGGCTGTGACTGTGCTGGAGGGTTTAGAGAAAGGACTTGAGGAAGCGGGACTGCAG GTCCCAGGCCCTGCACATGGACTTGCCCAGGAAGAGCCGTGGGAGGAGAAGGCACCTCTGGGAGCAGCCCAGGAGGCTCCAAGCATCCGGCTCCAGCCTCAGGAGACCCAGCCTTTCCCAGAGAGTG AGCAGGGATGTTTACATTTTCCACCAGTTGTTGCGGAAGATGACCCGGAGCCCAAGGACAGAGGATCCTTGGCACAACCGCCCATTACTGGAGTGGAATCTCAGGTGTTCTCAGAAAAACCCACCACCGGCACCTTTGCATTTGAAGCTTCTTCTGAAGTTGAGGGTGCTTCAGAGCAGCAGCAGAGAAATCCCGAAGTGAAGGGACTGAGGCGGTGCCCTGCCCAAGGGAAAAGTTTCGGGTGGTTGGTTGTCACCCA AGGAAAACTCCAACATGAATGTCGTGAATGTGGTAAAGCCTT ATATAGCTCACACCTTATAATCCACCAGAGAATTCATTCTGGAGAGAAGCCCTTTAGGTGTAGTGACTGTGGGAAAACTTTCAATCAGAGCTCAAACCTCGTTCAGCGTCAGAGAagtcatacaggagagaaaccctatgaatgtagtGCATGTGGAAAGTCCTTCAGGTGGCGTGCCCGTGTTGTTCAGCATCGGAGGATTCATTCAGGAGAGAAGC CTGAGTGCAATGAGTGTGGGAAGGCCTCCGGTCAAAGCTCGTATCTGAGTCAGCATCTGAGAATCCACAGGGGAGGGAAACCGTTCATctgtaaagaatgtgggaaagcctccAGGTGGAGTTCAGAGCTTATTAGACGTCAGAGAGTTCATGCCAGAAAAGAGCCTTCCCAGTGTTCTGAAGGT AGAAAGTCCCCAGACAGAACTGTCCTTTTGTCTAGTCAATTTTAG
- the LOC106825650 gene encoding zinc finger protein 594-like produces the protein MALASRPAPELWSPRPEPRRALCSAGPRARRARRGPSAGAWRAPGFRVRSFFRDSKVVNGDLLTFAKRKAGPAQSSFEDRTFSQVNIILKKTLIREGKLKYDKQVRICDLSPFVTHQRVSAEERTYRGKASGQSFKQKSGLTQHQKIHTIKRTCKCNECGKVFTRSSNLVTHQRIHTGRKPYVCGDCGKDFSQSSNLIRHQRIHSEENPCECNQCGKAFRGSSNRVLHRRIHSGGKPYICNECGKAFDQSSDLTIYHRIHTGEKPYESSDCGKAFSQSSHLVTHQRIHTGEKPYECSKCGKAFRQTSLLIQHQRTHGGEKPYECPECGKAFSGHTVFLKHQRLHIGEKLKYEKAFSSDPELSGQEKIHKEKKPYECNKCGKTFQGSSDLIRHQTVHTGEKPYECSECGKAFSRNSVLIEHQRIHSASESLKK, from the exons ATGGCTCTCGCTAGCCGGCCGGCGCCAGAACTGTGGTCCCCGCGCCCAGAGCCGCGGCGGGCGCTGTGCTCTGCCGGCCCGCGCGCAAGGCGAGCGCGGCGAGGACCGAGCGCAGGAGCGTGGAGGGCCCCGGGCTTCCGCGTGAGGAGCTTCTTCAGGGACTCGAAGGTTGTTAATGGGGACCTTTTGACCTTCGCAAAACGAA AGGCTGGACCGGCACAATCCTCTTTTGAGGACAGGACCTTCAGTCAAGTGAACATTATCCTTAAGAAAACCCTTATAAGAGAGGGAAAACTTAAATATGATAAGCAGGTGAGAATTTGTGATCTGAGCCCATTTGTTACACATCAGAGAGTTTCTGCAGAGGAAAGAACCTATAGGGGCAAGGCAAGTGGCCAGAGCTTCAAACAGAAGTCAGGACTTACTCAGCATCAGAAAATCCATACCATAAAGAGAACCTGTAAGTGCAATGAATGCGGAAAGGTTTTCACTAGGAGTTCAAACCTGGTTACACATCAAAGAATTCACACAGGAAGGAAACCTTATGTTTGTGGTGACTGTGGCAAAGACTTTAGTCAGAGCTCCAATCTCATTCGACATCAGCGAATTCATAGTGAGGAGAATCCCTGTGAATGTAATCAGTGTGGAAAAGCTTTCAGGGGAAGCTCAAACCGTGTCCTGCACCGGAGAATTCATAGTGGAGGGAAGCCGTATAtatgtaatgaatgtggaaagGCCTTCGATCAAAGCTCAGATCTTACTATATATCacagaattcacactggagagaaaccctatgaaagTAGTGactgtgggaaagctttcagtcagAGCTCACATCTCGTTACCcaccagagaattcatactggggagaaaccctatgaatgcagcaaatgtggaaaagccttcaggCAGACTTCCCTTCTTATTCAGCATCAAAGAACCCATGgtggagaaaaaccctatgaatgccctgaatgtgggaaagccttcagtggGCACACAGTTTTTCTTAAACATCAAAGACTTCATATTGGAGAAAAACTTAAATATGAGAAAGCGTTTAGTTCAGATCCAGAACTTAGTGGACAAGAGAAAATTcacaaggaaaagaaaccttatgaatgtaataAATGTGGAAAAACCTTCCAGGGCAGCTCAGATCTTATTAGACATCAAacagttcacactggagaaaaaccttatgaatgcagtgaatgtggaaaGGCCTTCAGTAGGAACTCAGTCCTTATAGAACATCAGAGAATCCATTCAG CTTCTGAATCTCTGAAGAAATGA
- the ZNF594 gene encoding zinc finger protein 594: protein MLRPGNKMKDWKSKMAISEEKDSARAVSERFQRQMSQECGLFETWDPEDKLLRHWASPSEEAVRHPPSQERSIREVNLIPKTATAGERGHGCHEREDLLSIGDKSHRYEDCDQSFKEKSEVSEHLKTDNIKKTYECKECGKTFNRSSNLIIHQRIHTGKKPYVCSECGKDFNQSSNLIIHQRIHTGKKPYICHECGKDFNQSSNLVRHKRIHSGENPYECKECGKAFKGSSNLVLHQRVHSGGKPYICSECGKAFNQSSDLIIHHRIHTGEKPYECYACGQTFSQSSHLVTHQRIHTGEKPFKCSECEKAFRQHSRLTEHQRLHSGEKPYECSKCGKSFSGRTMFLKHQRLHTGKELECETACTSNLDLLKQQRIHREEKPYECTECGKTFRGSSDLIRHWIIHTGEKPYECSECGKAFSQRSHLVTHQKIHSGEKPHQCDECGKAFRQRSLLVQHRRIHSGETPYECKGCGKLFIWRTAFLKHQRLHAGQKLEECEETFSKDELLQAEQRIHQEDQAYQCNQCRRTFRGSSDLIRHEVTHTGEKPYECKDCGKTFNQSSDLMRHHRIHSGEKPYICNKCGKSFRGSSDLIKHHRVHTGEKPYECPECGKAFSQNSHLISHQRIHTGEKPFECSSCAKAFSGRTAFLKHQKLHTGKELGECERVFQ, encoded by the coding sequence ATGCTGAGACCAGGGAATAAGATGAAGGACTGGAAGTCAAAGATGGCAATTTCTGAAGAAAAAGATTCAGCCAGGGCCGTATCAGAAAGATTCCAAAGACAGATGTCCCAGGAATGTGGGTTATTTGAAACTTGGGATCCTGAGGACAAGTTATTGAGGCATTGGGCAAGCCCCTCAGAGGAGGCAGTGAGACATCCTCCTTCCCAAGAGAGAAGTATCAGGGAAGTGAATCTCATCCCCAAGACAGCCActgcaggagagagaggccaTGGATGTCATGAAAGAGAAGACCTACTTTCTATAGGAGACAAATCCCACAGATATGAAGACTGTGACCAGAGCTTCAAAGAGAAGTCAGAAGTAAGTGAACATCTGAAAACTGATAACATAAAGAAAACCTATGAGTgtaaagaatgtggaaaaacTTTCAATCGGAGCTCAAACCTGATTATACACCAGAGAATtcatacaggaaagaaaccatatgtatgtagtgaatgtgggaaagaCTTTAATCAAAGTTCAAATCTTATtatacatcagagaattcatacaggaAAGAAACCTTATATATGTCATGAATGTGGAAAAGACTTCAATCAGAGCTCTAATCTGGTTAGACATAAGAGAATTCATAGTGGCGAGAAtccctatgaatgtaaagaatgtgggaaggccttcaagGGAAGCTCAAACCTTGTCCTACACCAGAGAGTTCATAGTGGAGGGAAGCCATATATATGTAGtgagtgtgggaaggccttcaatCAAAGCTCAGATCTTATAATACATCacagaattcacactggagagaaaccttatgagtGTTATGCATGTGGACAGACCTTCAGTCAAAGTTCACACCTTGTCacacatcagagaattcatactggagagaaacccttcaAGTGTAGTGAATGTGAAAAGGCCTTCAGGCAGCATTCACGCCTTACTGAACACCAGAGACTCCACAGtggggagaaaccctatgaatgtagcAAATGTGGGAAATCCTTCAGTGGACGCACGATGTTTCTTAAACATCAGAGACTACACACTGGAAAGGAACTTGAATGTGAAACAGCCTGCACTTCTAACTTGGACCTTCTCAAACAACAGAGAATTCATAGGGAAGAAAAACCTTATGAGTGTACTGAGTGTGGAAAAACTTTCCGGGGAAGTTCAGATCTGATTCGGCATTGGATAATTCATACtggggagaaaccctatgaatgtagcgaatgtgggaaagcctttagccAGAGGTCGCACCTTGTCACACATCAGAAGATTCATAGTGGAGAGAAACCCCATCAGTGCGAtgagtgtgggaaggccttccGGCAGCGTTCACTCCTTGTTCAACATCGGAGAATCCATAGTGGTGAGacaccctatgaatgtaagggaTGTGGAAAACTCTTCATCTGGCGCACAGCGTTTCTCAAACATCAGAGACTGCATGCTGGACAGAAACTTGAGGAATGTGAGGAAACATTCAGCAAGGATGAGCTGCTTCAAGCTGAGCAGAGGATTCACCAAGAAGACCAAGCTTATCAGTGTAATCAGTGCAGGAGAACTTTCCGAGGCAGCTCCGACCTCATTAGACATGAGGTgactcatacaggagagaaaccgtATGAATGTAAAGACTGTGGGAAAACTTTCAATCAGAGCTCGGACCTTATGAGACATCATAGAATTCATAGTGGAGAAAAACCTTACATATGCAAtaaatgtgggaaatcttttaggGGCAGCTCAGATCTCATTAAACACCATCGtgttcatactggagagaaaccctacgaATGCcctgaatgtgggaaggccttcagtcAGAACTCACACCTTATTAGTcaccagagaattcacactggagagaaaccctttgaGTGTAGCAGCTGTGCGAAGGCCTTCAGTGGGCGCACAGCTTTTCTTAAACATCAGAAACTTCATACTGGAAAGGAACTTGGGGAATGTGAGAGAGTCTTCCAATAG